From the genome of Deinococcus sp. JMULE3, one region includes:
- the purM gene encoding phosphoribosylformylglycinamidine cyclo-ligase, giving the protein MTKQDQGAQASAYERAGVSIDAGHRAVELMKGAVARTHTPNVLGGLGGFGGLFRAAFGHMEDPVLVASTDGVGTKTKVAVRSGTFSGLGGDIVNHCVNDILVQGARPLFFLDYVAMGKLLPERVAEVVTGAAQACEALGVALLGGETAEMPGVYVDGELDIVGTIVGVVDRPKLINGSRIQAGDTVIALPSSGLHTNGFSLARMALDDLDWQEARDDLNGQTLAQVLPVPHRAYLHAFDALERAGIDVRGMAHITGGGLIDNPPRVFPQGIGMQIDTASWTVPPVFELIVQRAQVARHEAFRALNMGVGFLFILPAAQEQAALDALKTAGEQPWVIGQMVEGQGVTFTGAV; this is encoded by the coding sequence ATGACCAAGCAAGACCAGGGCGCCCAGGCGTCGGCATACGAACGGGCGGGCGTCAGCATCGACGCGGGACACCGCGCGGTGGAACTCATGAAAGGCGCCGTGGCGCGCACCCACACCCCCAACGTCCTGGGCGGCCTGGGCGGCTTCGGCGGGCTGTTCCGCGCCGCGTTCGGGCACATGGAGGACCCGGTGCTCGTCGCCAGCACCGACGGCGTCGGCACCAAGACGAAGGTCGCGGTGCGCAGCGGCACCTTCAGCGGGCTGGGCGGGGACATCGTCAACCACTGCGTGAACGACATCCTGGTGCAGGGCGCCCGCCCGCTGTTCTTCCTGGATTACGTCGCCATGGGCAAACTGCTGCCCGAACGCGTCGCCGAGGTCGTCACCGGCGCCGCCCAGGCCTGCGAGGCGCTGGGTGTCGCCCTGCTGGGCGGCGAGACCGCCGAGATGCCCGGCGTGTACGTGGACGGCGAACTGGACATCGTGGGGACCATCGTGGGCGTCGTGGACCGCCCGAAACTGATCAACGGGAGCCGCATCCAGGCCGGGGACACCGTCATCGCGCTGCCCAGCAGTGGCCTGCACACCAACGGCTTCTCGCTGGCCCGCATGGCCCTGGACGACCTCGACTGGCAGGAGGCCCGTGACGACCTGAATGGGCAGACCCTCGCGCAGGTCCTGCCGGTGCCGCACCGCGCGTACCTGCACGCCTTCGACGCCCTGGAACGCGCCGGGATCGACGTGCGCGGCATGGCGCACATCACCGGCGGCGGCCTGATCGACAACCCGCCCCGCGTGTTCCCCCAGGGCATCGGCATGCAGATCGACACCGCCAGCTGGACCGTCCCGCCCGTCTTCGAACTGATCGTGCAGCGCGCCCAGGTCGCCCGCCACGAGGCGTTCCGCGCGCTGAACATGGGCGTCGGGTTCCTGTTCATCCTGCCCGCCGCGCAGGAGCAGGCCGCGCTGGACGCCCTGAAGACGGCCGGGGAGCAGCCCTGGGTGATCGGGCAGATGGTGGAAGGCCAGGGCGTCACGTTCACGGGAGCCGTTTGA
- a CDS encoding histidine phosphatase family protein codes for MTKRLAPTGFAAPDRATATEFWVVRHGESTWNADGRYQGQADVPLSHIGILQAASLAERLTGQHFDAVYTSDLARAARTAEIVAERLTGAPPAQRDPGLREIDVGELSGLVISEIRERYPDYLGALSTEPWSTRRPGGESMEDLYARSGAAFGALRERHPGQRVLVFTHGGVVRVAVGLALGGVPANAWARLSVANTSITRVLLGEGSGMLLGFNDDAHLENLLEATEADDVLGQAP; via the coding sequence TTGACGAAGCGACTCGCCCCCACCGGATTTGCCGCGCCCGACCGCGCCACCGCCACCGAATTCTGGGTGGTCCGGCACGGCGAGAGCACCTGGAACGCCGACGGCCGCTACCAGGGCCAGGCCGACGTGCCCCTCAGCCACATCGGCATTCTCCAGGCCGCCAGTCTCGCCGAGCGGCTGACCGGGCAGCACTTCGACGCGGTGTACACCAGCGACCTCGCGCGCGCCGCACGCACGGCCGAGATCGTCGCCGAACGCCTCACCGGCGCGCCCCCCGCGCAGCGCGACCCTGGCCTGCGTGAGATCGACGTCGGCGAACTGTCCGGGCTGGTCATCAGCGAGATCCGTGAACGCTACCCCGACTACCTGGGCGCCCTGAGCACCGAACCGTGGAGCACCCGCCGCCCCGGCGGGGAGAGCATGGAGGACCTGTACGCCCGTAGCGGCGCGGCCTTCGGCGCCCTGCGCGAACGCCACCCGGGGCAGCGCGTGCTGGTGTTCACGCACGGCGGCGTCGTGCGCGTCGCCGTGGGCCTCGCGCTGGGCGGCGTGCCCGCCAACGCCTGGGCGCGCCTCAGCGTCGCGAACACCAGCATCACCCGCGTCCTGCTGGGCGAGGGCAGCGGCATGCTGCTCGGCTTCAACGACGACGCCCACCTCGAAAACCTGCTGGAGGCCACCGAGGCCGACGACGTGCTGGGACAGGCGCCGTAA
- a CDS encoding nitronate monooxygenase — translation MTDQPTTTDQTENRPGTCELPRVIQGGMGIAVSDWRLARAVCLNGGLGVVSGTGIDTVLLRRLQDGDSGGEVRRALAGFPNPALAQACLERYFRPEGRAPGEAYARLPLPTADRSRDAWEMTLLGAFVEVTLACEGHDRPVGLNLLTKLQVHTLPALYGAMLAGVGTVIMGAGIPRDIPGILDAFAAGRPASLRVDVKAGDPLTLTFDPAEFDLPPAPLTRPDFYPIVSSHVLAGVLARKASGSVQGFIVEGPTAGGHNAPPRGPLTLDDRGQPVYGERDEVDLPAMRALGLPFWLAGGCGTPEALRDALAAGAAGIQVGTLFAFARESGLRADLKEDVLTRAQAGTLDVFTDPLASPTGFPFKVVTLPGTLSQPEVYAARERVCDLGYLREAYRTESGRVGWRCPAEPAQAYGAKGGDTADTVGRKCLCNALMADAGYAQVQRGGVTEPGLLTSGDGLGALRGWTPGYGAADVLRVLHG, via the coding sequence ATGACCGACCAGCCGACCACCACCGATCAGACTGAAAACCGCCCCGGCACCTGCGAATTGCCGCGTGTCATCCAGGGCGGCATGGGCATCGCCGTGTCCGACTGGCGACTGGCCCGCGCCGTCTGCCTGAATGGCGGGCTGGGCGTGGTGTCCGGCACCGGAATCGACACGGTGCTGCTGCGCCGCCTGCAGGACGGGGATAGCGGGGGAGAGGTGCGCCGCGCCCTGGCGGGCTTCCCGAACCCGGCGCTGGCGCAGGCGTGCCTGGAGCGGTACTTCCGCCCGGAGGGCCGCGCGCCCGGCGAGGCGTACGCCCGGCTGCCCCTGCCGACCGCCGACCGCTCCCGCGACGCCTGGGAGATGACGCTGCTGGGCGCGTTCGTGGAGGTCACGCTGGCCTGCGAGGGTCACGACCGCCCGGTGGGCCTGAACCTCCTGACGAAGTTGCAGGTGCACACGCTGCCGGCGCTGTACGGCGCGATGCTGGCCGGGGTGGGCACCGTGATCATGGGCGCCGGGATTCCCCGCGACATCCCCGGCATCCTGGACGCGTTCGCGGCGGGGCGGCCCGCCAGCCTGCGGGTGGACGTGAAGGCCGGCGATCCCCTCACCCTGACCTTCGACCCGGCCGAGTTCGACCTGCCGCCCGCCCCGCTGACCCGCCCGGACTTCTACCCGATCGTGTCCTCGCACGTCCTGGCCGGGGTGCTGGCCCGCAAGGCCAGCGGGTCGGTGCAGGGCTTCATCGTGGAGGGACCGACGGCAGGGGGGCACAACGCGCCCCCGCGCGGCCCGCTGACCCTGGATGACCGGGGGCAGCCCGTGTACGGCGAGCGGGACGAGGTGGACCTGCCCGCGATGCGCGCCCTGGGCCTGCCGTTCTGGCTGGCGGGCGGCTGCGGCACCCCCGAGGCCCTGCGCGACGCCCTGGCGGCGGGCGCGGCCGGGATTCAGGTGGGTACCCTGTTCGCCTTCGCGCGGGAATCCGGGCTACGCGCCGACCTGAAAGAGGATGTCCTGACCCGCGCGCAGGCCGGGACGCTGGACGTGTTCACCGACCCCCTCGCGTCGCCCACCGGCTTCCCGTTCAAGGTGGTCACGCTGCCCGGCACCCTCTCACAGCCGGAGGTGTACGCTGCCCGCGAGCGCGTGTGCGACCTGGGGTACCTGCGCGAGGCGTACCGCACCGAGTCAGGGCGGGTGGGCTGGCGCTGCCCCGCCGAACCCGCCCAGGCCTATGGGGCGAAGGGCGGAGACACCGCCGACACGGTGGGCCGCAAGTGCCTGTGCAACGCCCTGATGGCCGACGCCGGGTACGCGCAGGTGCAGCGCGGCGGAGTCACCGAGCCCGGCCTGCTGACCAGCGGGGACGGACTGGGCGCCCTGCGAGGCTGGACGCCAGGTTACGGCGCGGCGGACGTGCTGCGCGTCCTGCACGGCTGA
- the meaB gene encoding methylmalonyl Co-A mutase-associated GTPase MeaB — translation MTAPSAPPPPSGPLLDRYRAGDLRALARAVTLAEAGLPAARPLLRAARERGARAVVLGVTGSPGSGKSTLTDALIAFLRSRGQRVAVLAVDPSSPYSGGAILGDRIRMLRHHADEGVFVRSLASRGALGGLSERTLGVLALMEGAGFDWVILETVGVGQSEVDVAAACDHTLLVVTPAGGDGVQAFKAGIMEIADVIAVNKADLPGADRTVRELMAAQGLGAHDEHTWFAPIRRTVAAKGEGIEAIVAAVEAHRAHLGEEGLQRRREARAALEVRTLVQERLLRRARELGRDLYARVARGDLDADDAADTLLRGDL, via the coding sequence GTGACCGCCCCCTCCGCCCCCCCGCCTCCGTCGGGGCCGCTGCTGGACCGCTACCGCGCCGGGGACCTGCGCGCCCTGGCCCGCGCCGTCACCCTGGCCGAAGCTGGCCTGCCCGCAGCGCGTCCCCTGCTGCGCGCCGCCCGCGAACGTGGCGCGCGCGCCGTGGTGCTGGGCGTGACCGGCAGCCCCGGCAGCGGCAAGAGCACCCTGACCGACGCCCTGATCGCGTTCCTGCGTTCGCGGGGGCAGCGCGTCGCGGTGCTCGCCGTGGACCCCAGCAGCCCCTACAGCGGCGGCGCGATCCTCGGGGACCGCATCCGCATGCTCCGCCACCACGCGGACGAGGGGGTCTTCGTGCGGTCCCTGGCCAGCCGGGGCGCGCTGGGAGGCCTGTCCGAGCGCACCCTGGGTGTCCTGGCCCTGATGGAAGGCGCGGGCTTCGACTGGGTGATCCTCGAAACCGTGGGCGTCGGGCAGTCCGAGGTGGACGTCGCCGCCGCCTGCGACCACACACTGCTGGTCGTCACGCCTGCCGGGGGGGACGGCGTGCAGGCGTTCAAGGCCGGAATCATGGAGATCGCGGACGTGATCGCCGTGAACAAGGCCGACCTGCCCGGTGCGGACCGCACCGTCCGTGAACTGATGGCCGCGCAGGGCCTCGGCGCGCACGACGAGCACACCTGGTTCGCCCCGATCCGCCGCACCGTCGCCGCGAAGGGCGAGGGCATAGAGGCCATCGTGGCCGCCGTGGAAGCCCACCGCGCGCACCTGGGCGAGGAGGGCCTGCAACGCCGCCGCGAGGCGAGAGCGGCGCTGGAGGTCCGCACCCTGGTGCAGGAACGCCTTCTACGCCGCGCGCGTGAGCTGGGCCGCGACCTGTACGCCCGCGTCGCGCGGGGCGACCTGGACGCCGACGACGCCGCCGACACGCTGCTGAGGGGGGACCTGTGA
- a CDS encoding isoprenylcysteine carboxyl methyltransferase family protein — MKARTTAGWLFAFLVVQRLLELRVARSNERWAREHGAQEYGQSHYPLFFVLHPTWMLLTLLEGRASRGRVNPWALALFILAQPLRYWVIRTLGRYWNTRILIVPGGQRVTGGPFRYLNHPNYAVVALEIASAPLAVGAWRTALAYTLLNAALLLGIRIPAEERALAEYRASRTDTP, encoded by the coding sequence GTGAAGGCCCGCACCACAGCCGGGTGGCTGTTCGCGTTCCTGGTCGTGCAGCGCCTGCTGGAGCTGCGCGTCGCCCGCTCGAACGAACGCTGGGCGCGCGAGCACGGCGCGCAGGAGTACGGCCAGTCGCACTACCCGCTGTTCTTCGTGCTGCACCCCACCTGGATGCTCCTGACCCTGCTGGAGGGCCGCGCCAGCCGGGGCCGCGTGAACCCGTGGGCGCTGGCGCTGTTCATCCTGGCGCAGCCGCTGCGCTACTGGGTGATCCGCACGCTGGGCCGCTACTGGAACACCCGCATCCTGATCGTGCCCGGCGGGCAGCGCGTCACGGGCGGCCCCTTCCGGTACCTGAACCACCCGAACTACGCCGTCGTCGCGCTGGAGATCGCCTCGGCCCCACTGGCGGTCGGCGCGTGGCGCACCGCACTCGCCTACACCCTCCTGAACGCCGCGTTGCTCCTCGGTATCCGCATCCCGGCCGAGGAACGCGCGCTGGCCGAGTACCGCGCCAGCCGGACCGACACCCCCTGA
- a CDS encoding GNAT family N-acetyltransferase produces the protein MTRSLGYFTDVALRRQEGSLVQALADATVVRSPANPTFWWGNFLLMPAPPAPGDLPEWEAAFTRAHPQAAHRVFGVDVPGPALSGPVADEWRAAGYDVRADTVLTAPRTHAPRRLNRDAQLRVLQGADWDRALALREVVNAADPHGHEPDGYRVFARRKLAAYRAAQAAGHGAVLGAFDDDGQMLSGLGIFDAGDGVARYQSVETHPDARSRGLAGTLVHHAGEWAREHLGTRTLVIVADPEYHAQRLYQSVGFTPTEVQIALERRPAE, from the coding sequence ATGACCCGGTCCCTCGGTTACTTCACGGACGTCGCGCTGCGCCGCCAGGAGGGCAGCCTCGTGCAGGCCCTCGCGGACGCCACGGTCGTCCGGTCGCCCGCGAACCCCACGTTCTGGTGGGGGAACTTCCTGCTGATGCCCGCGCCGCCCGCGCCCGGCGACCTCCCGGAGTGGGAGGCGGCCTTCACGCGCGCGCACCCGCAGGCCGCGCACCGCGTGTTCGGCGTGGACGTGCCCGGCCCCGCCCTGAGCGGCCCGGTGGCCGACGAGTGGCGCGCCGCCGGGTACGACGTGCGGGCCGACACGGTCCTGACCGCGCCGCGCACGCACGCACCCCGCCGCCTGAACCGTGACGCGCAGCTGCGGGTGCTGCAGGGTGCCGACTGGGACCGCGCCCTGGCCCTGCGCGAGGTCGTGAACGCCGCCGACCCGCACGGACACGAACCGGACGGGTACCGCGTGTTCGCCCGGCGCAAGCTGGCCGCTTACCGCGCCGCGCAGGCCGCCGGGCACGGCGCGGTCCTGGGAGCCTTCGACGACGACGGGCAGATGCTCTCGGGCCTGGGCATCTTCGACGCGGGGGACGGCGTGGCCCGCTACCAGAGCGTCGAGACGCACCCGGACGCCCGTTCGCGCGGCCTGGCAGGGACTCTCGTGCACCATGCGGGCGAGTGGGCGCGCGAGCATCTGGGCACCCGCACGCTGGTCATCGTGGCCGACCCGGAGTACCACGCGCAGCGCCTGTACCAGAGCGTGGGGTTCACGCCCACCGAGGTGCAGATCGCGCTGGAAAGGCGCCCGGCAGAGTGA
- a CDS encoding bifunctional 5,10-methylenetetrahydrofolate dehydrogenase/5,10-methenyltetrahydrofolate cyclohydrolase: MTDPLPHPLALPGKPRADQVTRQVRTDLSSWDFQPHLVSVLASGDPASRVYVDSKARQAKRLGVRFTVRDLGATTTQEKLHATLHALSSDPDVHGIMLELPLAGPLDADAALLHLTARKDIEGLSPANLALIAAGRESEALLPPTPRSIRFLLREALGDDLRGLRVAVIGPGRTVGRPLTFMLNNRGVTVTLCNEHTRDLGGVLAAQDAVVVAVGRAGLLRAEHVQPHHVVVDAGINVPPDGSGVVGDAQANLPVRAQTPVPGGVGPLTSALMYQNLVRAVKLQRGEPVE, encoded by the coding sequence ATGACTGATCCCCTCCCCCACCCCCTGGCCCTGCCGGGCAAACCCCGCGCGGACCAGGTGACCCGTCAGGTCCGCACTGACCTGAGCAGCTGGGACTTCCAGCCTCACCTCGTGAGCGTCCTGGCGTCCGGCGACCCGGCCAGCCGCGTGTACGTGGACAGCAAGGCGCGGCAGGCCAAACGCCTGGGCGTGCGCTTCACGGTGCGTGATCTGGGCGCGACGACCACGCAGGAGAAACTGCACGCCACGCTGCACGCGCTGTCAAGCGACCCGGACGTGCACGGCATCATGCTGGAACTGCCGCTGGCCGGGCCCCTGGACGCCGACGCCGCGCTGCTGCACCTGACGGCCCGCAAGGACATCGAGGGCCTGAGCCCCGCGAACCTCGCGCTGATCGCCGCCGGACGCGAGAGCGAGGCGCTGCTGCCCCCTACACCCCGCTCGATCCGCTTCCTGCTGCGCGAGGCGCTGGGTGACGACCTGCGCGGGCTGCGCGTCGCCGTGATCGGCCCGGGCCGCACCGTGGGCCGCCCGCTGACGTTCATGCTGAACAACCGCGGCGTGACCGTCACGCTGTGCAACGAGCACACCCGTGACCTGGGGGGCGTGCTGGCCGCGCAGGACGCCGTGGTGGTTGCGGTGGGCCGCGCGGGCCTGCTGCGCGCCGAACACGTCCAGCCGCACCACGTCGTCGTGGACGCCGGGATCAACGTGCCACCCGACGGCAGCGGCGTGGTCGGCGACGCGCAGGCGAACCTTCCGGTCCGCGCGCAGACGCCCGTCCCCGGCGGTGTGGGTCCGCTGACGAGCGCCCTGATGTACCAGAACCTCGTGCGGGCCGTGAAGTTGCAGCGCGGCGAACCGGTCGAGTAA
- a CDS encoding TetR/AcrR family transcriptional regulator, with product MPSENVRPARARSAEEKNQRRDDILRAAERLWTTTTYAELSMNQVAREASLAKGTLYLYFDTKEELFLALLTEHLQAWIGRTSDLLIERQPRTPQQVTDVLLDSADALTPLRRLLVLLGTVLERNVRPELGLEFRRELDSQLRRLVQHMPYSAPTTLRLLRHLYAMAIGWQQFKESLPGLDAQTGQPREELPGEYRAEFELALRGVVEQLAAQDARANAV from the coding sequence ATGCCCTCCGAGAACGTCCGACCCGCCCGCGCGCGCAGCGCCGAAGAAAAGAACCAACGCCGCGACGACATCCTGCGCGCCGCCGAGCGACTCTGGACCACGACCACCTACGCCGAACTCAGCATGAACCAGGTCGCCCGCGAGGCCAGTCTCGCCAAGGGCACCCTCTACCTGTACTTCGACACCAAGGAAGAACTGTTCCTGGCGCTCCTGACCGAACACCTGCAGGCCTGGATCGGCCGCACCAGCGACCTGCTCATCGAACGCCAGCCGCGCACCCCGCAGCAGGTCACCGACGTGCTGCTCGACTCCGCCGACGCCCTGACCCCCCTGCGCCGACTGCTCGTGCTGCTCGGCACCGTCCTGGAGCGCAACGTCCGGCCCGAACTGGGCCTGGAATTCCGCCGGGAACTCGACAGCCAGCTGCGCCGCCTCGTGCAGCACATGCCCTACAGCGCGCCCACCACGCTGCGCCTGCTGCGCCACCTGTACGCCATGGCGATCGGCTGGCAGCAGTTCAAGGAAAGCCTGCCTGGCCTGGACGCCCAGACCGGCCAGCCCCGCGAGGAACTGCCCGGCGAGTACCGCGCCGAGTTCGAACTCGCGCTGCGCGGCGTCGTCGAGCAACTGGCCGCCCAGGACGCCCGCGCGAACGCCGTCTGA
- the proB gene encoding glutamate 5-kinase, whose amino-acid sequence MRVVLKLGTSVLTAGTDRLHRPRMVDLIRTLAAAREAGHEVVLVTSGAVLAGWEALGFPPRDRTLAEKQLLAAVGQGRLMHTYAQLADLYGLPVAQVLLTADDFRDRTRYLNARTTLDTCLARGVMPVINENDAVALEQLKVGDNDTLSAFVANLVEADLLVILTDAPGLYTADPRRDPTATLIPVVERVTPEVWARAGGAGSHRGTGGMHTKIQAAEIATRAGTPVVIAPGDARDVLTRLLTGESIGTRFLAAGSRLEARKRWILAEIAAGSVTLDAGAARAVAERGASLLPAGITGVQGRFDRGHTIRILAPDGTELARGLTRYASADLLKLAGQHSSAAEGLLGYTYGPEAVHRDDLVRL is encoded by the coding sequence GTGCGCGTCGTCCTGAAACTCGGTACCAGCGTCCTCACGGCAGGCACGGACCGCCTGCACCGCCCCCGCATGGTGGACCTGATCCGCACGCTGGCCGCCGCCCGCGAGGCCGGGCACGAGGTCGTCCTGGTCACCAGCGGCGCGGTGCTGGCCGGGTGGGAGGCGCTGGGCTTCCCGCCCCGCGACCGGACCCTGGCGGAAAAGCAGCTGCTGGCCGCCGTGGGGCAGGGCCGCCTGATGCACACCTACGCGCAGCTGGCCGACCTGTACGGCCTGCCGGTCGCGCAGGTGCTGCTGACCGCCGACGACTTCCGGGACCGCACCCGGTACCTGAACGCCCGCACCACCCTGGACACCTGCCTGGCGCGCGGCGTGATGCCGGTCATCAACGAGAACGACGCCGTCGCGCTGGAACAGCTGAAGGTCGGGGACAACGACACTCTTTCCGCGTTCGTGGCGAACCTCGTCGAGGCGGACCTGCTGGTCATCCTGACCGACGCGCCCGGCCTGTACACCGCCGACCCGCGCCGCGACCCGACCGCCACCCTGATTCCCGTCGTGGAGCGCGTGACCCCCGAGGTCTGGGCGCGTGCCGGGGGCGCCGGCTCCCACCGGGGCACCGGCGGGATGCACACCAAGATCCAGGCGGCCGAGATCGCCACCCGCGCGGGCACCCCGGTCGTGATCGCGCCCGGCGACGCACGCGACGTCCTGACCCGCCTGCTGACCGGCGAGAGCATCGGCACCCGCTTCCTGGCCGCCGGGTCCCGCCTGGAGGCCCGCAAGCGCTGGATTCTCGCGGAGATCGCCGCCGGGAGCGTCACCCTGGACGCCGGAGCGGCCCGCGCCGTCGCCGAACGCGGCGCGAGCCTGCTGCCCGCCGGGATCACCGGCGTGCAGGGCCGCTTTGACCGCGGCCACACCATCCGCATCCTGGCGCCCGACGGCACGGAACTCGCGCGCGGCCTGACCCGCTACGCGTCGGCGGACCTGCTGAAACTCGCCGGGCAGCACTCCAGCGCCGCCGAGGGTCTGCTGGGCTACACCTACGGCCCGGAAGCCGTGCACCGCGACGACCTCGTGCGGCTGTAG
- a CDS encoding glucodextranase DOMON-like domain-containing protein: MLALLASQTRLTDPAADARGDGGYVLPTRPAFTQDMLDLRELDARPTPQGMQFTVTYGQMGNPWNSPAGFSAGVTDIFVKGALGGQAKLGDLGLRTSTGGWQYHLRVSPGGSTLTEVDAQGQERPLAAPTVEVSGTSLTVQTALPEGRYGYWVTNSVYSPLTPDGLLRPVTVPNPTALQAGRADAPVPVDVLAAPGDTQAYTRGTLAPVGETRDLVGIGLLTLGGAGLLITVIATVFVWRRLSAHPA; this comes from the coding sequence GTGCTGGCCCTGCTCGCCTCCCAGACCCGACTCACCGACCCCGCCGCGGACGCCCGCGGCGACGGCGGGTACGTGCTCCCCACCCGCCCCGCCTTCACCCAGGACATGCTGGACCTGCGCGAACTGGACGCCCGCCCCACCCCGCAGGGCATGCAGTTCACCGTCACGTACGGCCAGATGGGCAACCCCTGGAACAGCCCCGCGGGCTTCAGCGCGGGCGTGACCGACATCTTCGTGAAGGGCGCGCTGGGCGGGCAGGCGAAACTGGGCGACCTGGGCCTGCGCACCAGCACCGGCGGCTGGCAGTACCACCTGCGCGTCTCGCCCGGCGGCAGCACCCTGACCGAGGTGGACGCCCAGGGCCAGGAACGACCGCTGGCCGCGCCGACCGTGGAGGTCTCCGGCACCAGCCTGACCGTGCAGACCGCGCTGCCCGAGGGTCGCTACGGCTACTGGGTGACGAACAGCGTGTACTCCCCGCTGACCCCGGACGGCCTGCTGCGGCCCGTCACCGTGCCGAACCCCACCGCGCTGCAGGCGGGCCGCGCCGACGCACCCGTCCCGGTGGACGTCCTGGCCGCGCCGGGCGACACGCAGGCATACACGCGCGGGACGCTCGCCCCGGTCGGCGAGACCCGCGACCTCGTGGGCATCGGGCTGCTCACGCTGGGCGGCGCGGGGCTGCTCATCACGGTGATCGCCACCGTGTTCGTGTGGCGCCGCCTGAGCGCCCACCCGGCGTGA
- a CDS encoding DMT family transporter, with amino-acid sequence MAPPERPPGVTRPALPTALPAPLLILVAAVLWGLLGILGKQAQAAGLDPLEVAFWRAALAGGLYAAHAAVIRARLPRGRDLLITAAFGVAGVSIFYGSYQLAVRAGGASLASVLLYTAPAFVAVMGWAFLRERLGRRELLAVAGTLGGIALISLGGGQGVTVTPAALAWGLTAALTYSLYYLYGKAFFTRYDPPALLAVALPVGAVVLLPFVTFTEKTPGAWGSLGAIAVFSTYLAYLAYSWGLRHLPATRASVIASLEPVVAATLAALLFGERLSALALLGAGLVIGAALLLSVGPSDTERHPPAE; translated from the coding sequence GTGGCGCCGCCTGAGCGCCCACCCGGCGTGACCCGCCCCGCGCTGCCCACCGCGCTGCCCGCCCCGCTGCTGATCCTCGTCGCGGCCGTCCTGTGGGGCCTGCTGGGCATCCTGGGCAAGCAGGCGCAGGCCGCCGGACTGGACCCGCTGGAGGTCGCCTTCTGGCGCGCCGCCCTGGCCGGAGGCCTGTACGCCGCGCACGCCGCCGTGATCCGCGCCCGCCTCCCGCGTGGCCGTGACCTGCTGATCACGGCCGCGTTCGGCGTGGCGGGCGTCAGCATCTTCTACGGGTCGTACCAGCTGGCCGTCCGCGCGGGCGGCGCCAGCCTCGCCAGCGTGCTGCTGTACACCGCGCCCGCCTTCGTGGCCGTGATGGGCTGGGCATTCCTGCGCGAACGCCTGGGCCGCCGGGAACTGCTGGCCGTGGCGGGCACGCTGGGCGGCATCGCCCTGATCAGCCTGGGCGGCGGGCAGGGCGTGACCGTCACGCCCGCCGCGCTCGCCTGGGGCCTGACCGCCGCCCTCACGTACAGCCTGTACTACCTGTACGGCAAGGCGTTCTTCACCCGCTACGACCCGCCCGCCCTGCTGGCCGTGGCGCTGCCGGTCGGGGCCGTGGTCCTGCTGCCCTTCGTGACCTTCACGGAGAAGACCCCCGGCGCGTGGGGCAGCCTGGGCGCCATCGCCGTGTTCAGCACCTACCTCGCGTACCTGGCGTACTCCTGGGGGCTGCGCCATCTGCCCGCCACGCGCGCCAGCGTGATCGCCAGCCTGGAACCCGTCGTGGCCGCCACCCTGGCCGCGCTGCTGTTCGGCGAGCGGCTCTCCGCGCTGGCGCTGCTGGGCGCTGGCCTGGTGATCGGCGCGGCCCTGCTGCTCAGCGTCGGCCCCAGCGACACCGAACGACACCCCCCAGCGGAATGA